The following are encoded together in the Triticum dicoccoides isolate Atlit2015 ecotype Zavitan chromosome 6B, WEW_v2.0, whole genome shotgun sequence genome:
- the LOC119326699 gene encoding wall-associated receptor kinase-like 6 isoform X1: MKKTRLLCLLVLLLLWTATARASSGAQGSQAGNRSTLPSPAGCLRRCGNLSFEYPFGIGAGCFRPPRRDFELICNSTHGASQHPRLFLHDGITEVADDIITSDGDRSGSQEIEVSFSHSVSVRPETDAYNISWNPGRSPTSYFLRLNFTGCDFDMYVLDHDTNKTVGQCNTTCPDEDITDTVARQDCNGTGCCSAYIDSGSATGLNIKFVRHKIGKRKFKAHSNPSSIWDTIAVTSDYASIRWAIAVDEPGPLRNSKDYACLSNHSSSYLRDQYQYTATPEYYCICDRGYLGNPYITDGCSRDKGYNPIQRKTNCSRWCGKISVPFPFGLEDGCSARMSFQLNCTNSSLSTLQFLDMNYNTEEITYVKNISIMEGLVNVKYSLYAEEYLSVSVPQDSGLYVASAGVVPQQWAVANLTCHEAQENTTGYACVSMNRTCLGVKSEREYYGYRCTCMAGFNGNPYIADGCKDVDECETPGTCNGICHNTKGSHYCTECRSNTVYDTATKMCTPTKKQNLVLGIVIGISVGFGIILLMSIVILLVRRWKKDIKKKLRRKHFRQNQGLLLEQLISSDENANDNTKIFSLSELEKATNYFDPTRIVGRGGHGMVYKGILSDQRVVAIKKSKVIEQVEISQFINEVAVLSQVNHRNIVKLFGCCLESEVPLLVYDFIPNGSLFGILHASTTSSSILSWDDCLKIAAQAAGALYYLHSAASVSIFHRDVKSTNILLDGNYTAKVSDFGASRLVPIDQTHVVTNIQGTFGYLDPEYYHTGMLNEKSDVYSFGVVLVELLLRKKPIFTSDSGLTQNLSNYFLWEMREKPLAEIVATQVLEEATNEEINDVANLAETCLQLRGEERPTMKQVEMKLQYVRSKRLRSCQVVVKNEDMQPLLSGHSQDTLPKLTTPSGIVDRVNIASQRNQNCYSLEQEFMASATLPR; the protein is encoded by the exons atgaagaagacgagGCTCCTCTGCTTGCTCGTGCTGCTGTTGCTATGGACGGCAACGGCACGAGCATCCTCAGGCGCGCAAGGAAGCCAGGCCGGCAACAGGAGCACTCTTCCCTCGCCGGCCGGCTGCCTGAGGAGATGTGGCAACCTGAGTTTCGAGTACCCGTTCGGCATAGGGGCAGGCTGCTTCCGGCCGCCGCGGCGAGACTTTGAGCTCATCTGCAACAGCACGCACGGGGCCTCGCAGCACCCCAGACTCTTCCTGCACGACGGCATCACCGAGGTAGCCGATGATATCATCACCAGCGATGGCGATCGCTCAGGCTCACAGGAAATCGAGGTATCATTTTCCCATTCCGTCTCAGTGAGGCCTGAAACCGATGCCTACAACATATCCTGGAATCCTGGGAGATCTCCCACTAGCTATTTTTTACGTTTAAACTTCACTGGTTGCGACTTCGACATGTATGTGCTCGACCACGACACTAACAAGACGGTGGGTCAGTGCAATACTACATGCCCTGACGAAGATATCACGGATACGGTGGCCAGGCAGGACTGCAACGGTACAGGATGTTGCTCCGCCTATATTGACTCAGGGTCTGCAACCGGCTTGAACATCAAGTTTGTCCGCCACAAGATTGGAAAGCGGAAGTTCAAAGCACATAGTAACCCAAGCTCCATATGGGATACAATTGCCGTAACCAGTGATTACGCCTCTATTCGCTGGGCTATCGCCGTTGATGAACCTGGCCCCTTGCGAAACAGCAAAGATTATGCATGTCTCAGCAACCATAGCAGCAGTTACCTGCGGGATCAGTATCAGTATACTGCTACTCCGGAGTATTATTGTATCTGTGACAGGGGTTACCTAGGCAATCCATACATAACCGATGGCTGCTCACGTGACAAAG GGTACAATCCGATACAACGGAAGACCAACTGCTCTAGATGGTGTGGGAAAATCAGTGTCCCTTTCCCATTTGGCCTAGAGGATGGTTGTTCTGCAAGGATGTCATTTCAGCTCAATTGTACAAATTCTTCTTTGTCTACCCTCCAGTTTCTTGACATGAACTACAATACAGAAGAGATCACTTATGTAAAGAATATAAGTATCATGGAGGGGCTAGTGAATGTTAAATACAGCTTATATGCTGAAGAGTACCTTTCGGTGAGTGTACCTCAAGATTCAGGCCTCTATGTTGCCTCTGCGGGTGTAGTACCACAGCAGTGGGCTGTAGCCAATTTAACATGCCACGAGGCACAGGAGAATACGACCGGATATGCATGTGTCAGCATGAATAGGACATGCTTGGGTGTCAAATCTGAACGAGAATATTATGGTTACCGTTGCACATGTATGGCCGGCTTCAATGGGAATCCATATATTGCAGATGGATGCAAAG ATGTTGACGAGTGCGAGACACCAGGAACATGTAATGGGATTTGCCATAACACTAAAGGAAGTCATTATTGCACTGAATGTCGTAGTAATACAGTGTATGACACTGCAACCAAGATGTGCACACCGACCAAAAAACAAAATCTAGTACTAG GTATCGTCATTGGGATTAGCGTTGGTTTTGGAATTATACTTCTCATGTCAATTGTAATATTACTCGTCCGTAGATGGAAAAAAGACATCAAGAAGAAACTGCGAAGAAAGCATTTTCGGCAGAACCAAGGTCTACTCCTCGAACAATTGATATCGTCAGATGAAAATGCAAATGACAACACTAAGATTTTCTCACTATCAGAGTTAGAAAAGGCAACAAATTACTTTGATCCCACACGTATCGTTGGTCGTGGAGGGCATGGCATGGTTTATAAAGGCATCTTATCCGATCAACGGGTAGTGGCCATAAAGAAGTCTAAAGTCATTGAGCAAGTTGAGATAAGCCAGTTTATCAATGAGGTTGCAGTCCTCTCCCAGGTAAATCACCGTAATATTGTGAAGCTCTTTGGTTGTTGTCTTGAGAGCGAAGTCCCACTGCTAGTGTATGACTTCATCCCTAATGGTTCATTATTTGGAATCCTTCATGCCAGTACCACTAGCAGCTCTATCTTGTCCTGGGATGATTGTTTGAAAATTGCTGCACAAGCTGCTGGAGCACTCTATTACCTCCACTCGGCTGCTTCAGTATCAATATTTCATCGTGATGTGAAGTCCACTAACATACTCTTAGATGGAAATTACACTGCAAAAGTATCAGATTTTGGCGCTTCAAGGTTGGTTCCTATTGACCAAACTCATGTCGTTACAAATATACAAGGCACATTTGGATACTTGGATCCGGAATATTACCACACTGGTATGTTGAATGAGAAGAGTGATGTCTATAGTTTTGGTGTAGTACTTGTAGAGTTGCTGCTCAGAAAGAAGCCTATTTTTACAAGTGACTCTGGGCTAACGCAAAACTTGTCCAACTACTTCCTTTGGGAGATGAGAGAGAAACCACTTGCAGAAATAGTAGCTACTCAAGTTCTcgaggaagcaacaaatgaagagattaatgATGTCGCCAATCTTGCGGAGACTTGCTTGCAACTACGAGGTGAAGAGAGACCTACAATGAAACAAGTGGAGATGAAACTACAGTATGTGCGATCTAAAAGGTTGAGATCATGTCAGGTTGTTGTCAAAAATGAAGACATGCAACCCTTGTTAAGTGGACATAGCCAAGACACTCTTCCGAAGTTGACTACTCCGAGTGGTATAGTAGACAGAGTTAATATAGCTTCTCAAAGGAATCAAAATTGCTACAGTTTGGAGCAAGAGTTCATGGCATCGGCGACTCTCCCACGCTAG
- the LOC119326699 gene encoding uncharacterized protein LOC119326699 isoform X2, whose product MKKTRLLCLLVLLLLWTATARASSGAQGSQAGNRSTLPSPAGCLRRCGNLSFEYPFGIGAGCFRPPRRDFELICNSTHGASQHPRLFLHDGITEVADDIITSDGDRSGSQEIEVSFSHSVSVRPETDAYNISWNPGRSPTSYFLRLNFTGCDFDMYVLDHDTNKTVGQCNTTCPDEDITDTVARQDCNGTGCCSAYIDSGSATGLNIKFVRHKIGKRKFKAHSNPSSIWDTIAVTSDYASIRWAIAVDEPGPLRNSKDYACLSNHSSSYLRDQYQYTATPEYYCICDRGYLGNPYITDGCSRDKGYNPIQRKTNCSRWCGKISVPFPFGLEDGCSARMSFQLNCTNSSLSTLQFLDMNYNTEEITYVKNISIMEGLVNVKYSLYAEEYLSVSVPQDSGLYVASAGVVPQQWAVANLTCHEAQENTTGYACVSMNRTCLGVKSEREYYGYRCTCMAGFNGNPYIADGCKDVDECETPGTCNGICHNTKGSHYCTECRSNTVYDTATKMCTPTKKQNLVLGIVIGISVGFGIILLMSIVILLVRRWKKDIKKKLRRKHFRQNQGLLLEQLISSDENANDNTKIFSLSELEKATNYFDPTRIVGRGGHGMVYKGILSDQRVVAIKKSKVIEQVEISQFINEVAVLSQYH is encoded by the exons atgaagaagacgagGCTCCTCTGCTTGCTCGTGCTGCTGTTGCTATGGACGGCAACGGCACGAGCATCCTCAGGCGCGCAAGGAAGCCAGGCCGGCAACAGGAGCACTCTTCCCTCGCCGGCCGGCTGCCTGAGGAGATGTGGCAACCTGAGTTTCGAGTACCCGTTCGGCATAGGGGCAGGCTGCTTCCGGCCGCCGCGGCGAGACTTTGAGCTCATCTGCAACAGCACGCACGGGGCCTCGCAGCACCCCAGACTCTTCCTGCACGACGGCATCACCGAGGTAGCCGATGATATCATCACCAGCGATGGCGATCGCTCAGGCTCACAGGAAATCGAGGTATCATTTTCCCATTCCGTCTCAGTGAGGCCTGAAACCGATGCCTACAACATATCCTGGAATCCTGGGAGATCTCCCACTAGCTATTTTTTACGTTTAAACTTCACTGGTTGCGACTTCGACATGTATGTGCTCGACCACGACACTAACAAGACGGTGGGTCAGTGCAATACTACATGCCCTGACGAAGATATCACGGATACGGTGGCCAGGCAGGACTGCAACGGTACAGGATGTTGCTCCGCCTATATTGACTCAGGGTCTGCAACCGGCTTGAACATCAAGTTTGTCCGCCACAAGATTGGAAAGCGGAAGTTCAAAGCACATAGTAACCCAAGCTCCATATGGGATACAATTGCCGTAACCAGTGATTACGCCTCTATTCGCTGGGCTATCGCCGTTGATGAACCTGGCCCCTTGCGAAACAGCAAAGATTATGCATGTCTCAGCAACCATAGCAGCAGTTACCTGCGGGATCAGTATCAGTATACTGCTACTCCGGAGTATTATTGTATCTGTGACAGGGGTTACCTAGGCAATCCATACATAACCGATGGCTGCTCACGTGACAAAG GGTACAATCCGATACAACGGAAGACCAACTGCTCTAGATGGTGTGGGAAAATCAGTGTCCCTTTCCCATTTGGCCTAGAGGATGGTTGTTCTGCAAGGATGTCATTTCAGCTCAATTGTACAAATTCTTCTTTGTCTACCCTCCAGTTTCTTGACATGAACTACAATACAGAAGAGATCACTTATGTAAAGAATATAAGTATCATGGAGGGGCTAGTGAATGTTAAATACAGCTTATATGCTGAAGAGTACCTTTCGGTGAGTGTACCTCAAGATTCAGGCCTCTATGTTGCCTCTGCGGGTGTAGTACCACAGCAGTGGGCTGTAGCCAATTTAACATGCCACGAGGCACAGGAGAATACGACCGGATATGCATGTGTCAGCATGAATAGGACATGCTTGGGTGTCAAATCTGAACGAGAATATTATGGTTACCGTTGCACATGTATGGCCGGCTTCAATGGGAATCCATATATTGCAGATGGATGCAAAG ATGTTGACGAGTGCGAGACACCAGGAACATGTAATGGGATTTGCCATAACACTAAAGGAAGTCATTATTGCACTGAATGTCGTAGTAATACAGTGTATGACACTGCAACCAAGATGTGCACACCGACCAAAAAACAAAATCTAGTACTAG GTATCGTCATTGGGATTAGCGTTGGTTTTGGAATTATACTTCTCATGTCAATTGTAATATTACTCGTCCGTAGATGGAAAAAAGACATCAAGAAGAAACTGCGAAGAAAGCATTTTCGGCAGAACCAAGGTCTACTCCTCGAACAATTGATATCGTCAGATGAAAATGCAAATGACAACACTAAGATTTTCTCACTATCAGAGTTAGAAAAGGCAACAAATTACTTTGATCCCACACGTATCGTTGGTCGTGGAGGGCATGGCATGGTTTATAAAGGCATCTTATCCGATCAACGGGTAGTGGCCATAAAGAAGTCTAAAGTCATTGAGCAAGTTGAGATAAGCCAGTTTATCAATGAGGTTGCAGTCCTCTCCCAG TACCACTAG